From Bacteroidales bacterium, a single genomic window includes:
- the atpD gene encoding F0F1 ATP synthase subunit beta: protein MADNFGEIVQVIGPVVDVSFEKTGSKLPEIYESLEIIRDDNSVLIVETEQHIGENTVRTIAMDSTDGLERGMKVRATGSPIKMPVGEKVRGRLLNVVGDTIDGLTPLKKDDGYPIHNEAPAYKTLLTSSEVLYTGIKVVDLIEPYAKGGKIGLFGGAGVGKTVLIQELINNIAKGYKGMSVFAGVGERTREGNDLLREMIESGIVKYGDEFKESMEKGGWDLSKVDMEGIKESQVSMVFGQMNEPPGARARVALAGLAVAEKFRDGDGKGKGNDILFFIDNIFRFTQAGSEVSALLGRMPSAVGYQPTLATEMGGMQERITSTKTGSITSVQAVYVPADDLTDPAPATTFAHLDATTVLSRKLAELGIYPAVDPLDSSSRILTSEIVGPDHYNTAQRVINILQRYKELQDIIAILGMDELSEEDRLTVHRARRVQRFLSQPFFVAEQFTGLKGVLVPIEETIKGFNMIIDGKVDKYPEAAFNLVGTIEDAIEKGEKILKETQQ, encoded by the coding sequence ATGGCTGATAATTTTGGTGAAATCGTTCAAGTTATAGGTCCCGTAGTTGACGTTAGCTTTGAGAAAACCGGCTCTAAACTTCCGGAAATTTATGAATCTCTTGAAATCATAAGAGACGATAATAGTGTTTTAATTGTTGAAACAGAACAACATATCGGTGAAAATACCGTAAGAACCATTGCTATGGATTCAACTGACGGATTAGAACGCGGAATGAAAGTCAGAGCAACAGGAAGTCCTATCAAAATGCCTGTAGGCGAAAAGGTCAGAGGGCGATTATTGAATGTTGTAGGCGACACAATTGACGGTCTTACTCCACTTAAAAAAGACGATGGTTATCCTATTCATAACGAGGCACCTGCATATAAAACATTATTAACTTCTTCAGAGGTGCTTTATACAGGAATTAAAGTTGTTGATTTAATTGAGCCTTATGCAAAAGGCGGTAAAATCGGATTATTTGGCGGTGCCGGTGTCGGAAAAACAGTTTTAATTCAAGAATTAATAAATAACATTGCAAAAGGTTATAAAGGGATGTCGGTTTTTGCCGGTGTAGGAGAGAGAACACGTGAAGGAAATGACCTTTTAAGAGAAATGATTGAATCAGGAATCGTAAAATACGGTGATGAATTTAAAGAGTCTATGGAGAAAGGCGGATGGGATCTTTCAAAAGTAGATATGGAAGGAATTAAAGAATCGCAAGTATCAATGGTTTTCGGTCAAATGAATGAACCTCCCGGAGCTCGTGCCAGAGTTGCACTTGCAGGTTTAGCAGTTGCAGAAAAATTCAGAGACGGTGACGGCAAAGGAAAAGGAAATGATATTCTTTTCTTTATTGATAATATTTTTAGGTTTACACAAGCAGGTTCGGAAGTTTCGGCTTTACTCGGGCGAATGCCTTCGGCAGTAGGTTACCAACCCACATTAGCTACCGAAATGGGAGGAATGCAAGAACGTATTACATCAACTAAAACCGGTTCTATTACTTCAGTTCAAGCTGTTTATGTTCCTGCCGATGATTTAACTGATCCTGCTCCCGCAACAACTTTTGCACATCTTGATGCAACGACTGTATTAAGCAGGAAATTAGCAGAACTCGGTATTTATCCTGCTGTTGATCCTTTGGATTCTTCCTCAAGAATTTTAACCTCTGAGATTGTAGGTCCTGACCACTATAATACGGCACAAAGAGTTATTAATATTCTTCAGCGATATAAAGAATTACAAGATATTATTGCAATTCTCGGTATGGATGAACTTTCGGAAGAAGACAGATTAACAGTACACAGAGCAAGACGTGTTCAAAGATTTTTATCGCAACCGTTCTTTGTTGCAGAGCAATTTACAGGTTTAAAAGGAGTGCTTGTTCCGATTGAAGAAACAATAAAAGGGTTTAATATGATTATTGACGGTAAAGTTGATAAATATCCGGAAGCTGCATTTAATCTTGTAGGAACAATTGAAGATGCAATTGAAAAAGGAGAAAAAATCTTAAAAGAAACCCAACAATAA
- the obgE gene encoding GTPase ObgE, protein MAEANFIDYVKIHCKSGKGGAGSMHFRRDRLTAKGGPDGGDGGRGGHIIVKGNRNKFTLLHLKYQKHIKAESGNAGTGSNSTGLEGKDIIIEVPPGTVVKDAETDSFLFEITEHDEEEILMKAGRGGLGNTHFKSATNQSPQYAQPGEEGEEGWVILELKVLADVGLVGFPNAGKSTLLSVISAAKPKIANYEFTTLAPNLGMVQYRNDQSFVMADIPGIIEGAAEGKGLGLRFLRHIERNSVLLFMIPADANDIKKEYDILLNELQKYNPELLDKERILAVTKSDMLDDELIEQMKLELPDSLPYIFISSVAQKGLTELKDMLWRAINI, encoded by the coding sequence ACAGATTAACCGCAAAAGGCGGACCCGACGGCGGTGACGGAGGGAGAGGAGGACATATTATAGTAAAAGGGAACAGAAATAAATTTACTTTATTACATCTTAAATATCAGAAACACATAAAAGCGGAAAGCGGAAATGCAGGTACAGGAAGTAACAGTACCGGCCTTGAAGGTAAAGACATTATTATTGAAGTTCCGCCCGGAACTGTTGTTAAAGATGCCGAAACAGATAGTTTTTTATTTGAAATAACGGAACATGATGAAGAAGAAATATTAATGAAAGCCGGAAGAGGTGGTTTGGGTAATACACATTTTAAATCTGCAACAAATCAATCTCCTCAATATGCACAACCGGGAGAAGAGGGCGAAGAAGGTTGGGTTATTTTAGAACTTAAAGTTTTGGCAGATGTCGGTTTAGTCGGATTTCCTAATGCCGGAAAATCAACTTTACTATCTGTTATTTCTGCAGCAAAACCAAAAATTGCAAACTATGAATTTACCACACTTGCTCCTAATTTAGGAATGGTTCAATACAGAAACGACCAATCTTTTGTAATGGCTGATATACCGGGAATAATTGAAGGGGCAGCAGAAGGTAAGGGCTTGGGACTTAGGTTTTTAAGGCATATTGAAAGAAACTCAGTTTTGTTGTTTATGATACCGGCAGATGCAAATGATATTAAAAAAGAATACGATATTTTATTAAATGAACTTCAAAAATACAATCCCGAACTTCTGGATAAAGAACGAATATTAGCTGTTACAAAATCAGATATGTTAGATGATGAATTGATTGAGCAAATGAAACTTGAACTGCCTGACAGTTTACCTTATATTTTTATTTCGTCAGTTGCACAAAAAGGTTTAACTGAACTTAAAGATATGCTTTGGCGAGCAATTAACATCTAA
- the rpsB gene encoding 30S ribosomal protein S2: protein MAKVDFKQLLDAGVHFGHLKRKWNPKMAPYIFMEQNGIHIIDLYKTMIKLDEAAAAMKQIAKSGRQILFVATKKQAKDIVEEKVKATGMPYITERWSGGMLTNFRTVRKAIKKMKTIDTMEKDGTFEKISKRERLQVTRERAKLEKNLGSIVDMRRVPSAVFVVDVNKENIAVAEAKKLGLPVFAMVDTNSDPSIDFPVPANDDASKSISIIVDVLTEAVKEGLNERNAEKKDRKEDSSEKTEKPRTKTRARKN, encoded by the coding sequence ATGGCAAAAGTAGATTTTAAACAATTACTTGACGCAGGTGTACACTTCGGTCACCTGAAAAGAAAATGGAATCCTAAAATGGCTCCTTATATTTTTATGGAACAAAACGGAATCCACATCATTGATTTATACAAAACAATGATAAAACTTGACGAAGCAGCTGCTGCAATGAAGCAAATTGCAAAATCGGGAAGACAAATTTTGTTTGTAGCAACAAAAAAACAAGCAAAAGATATTGTAGAAGAAAAAGTTAAGGCAACAGGAATGCCTTATATTACTGAGCGTTGGTCAGGAGGTATGTTAACAAACTTCAGAACCGTACGTAAAGCAATAAAAAAGATGAAAACCATTGATACAATGGAAAAAGACGGAACTTTTGAAAAAATTTCAAAAAGAGAAAGACTTCAAGTTACAAGAGAAAGAGCAAAACTTGAAAAAAACCTCGGGAGTATTGTGGATATGAGAAGAGTTCCTTCTGCAGTTTTTGTAGTTGATGTGAATAAAGAAAATATTGCCGTAGCAGAAGCAAAAAAACTTGGTTTACCTGTTTTTGCAATGGTTGATACTAACTCTGACCCAAGCATTGACTTTCCTGTTCCTGCAAATGATGATGCTTCAAAATCAATTTCTATAATTGTTGATGTATTAACGGAAGCAGTTAAAGAAGGTTTGAATGAGCGTAACGCTGAAAAGAAAGACAGAAAAGAAGACAGCTCTGAAAAAACTGAAAAACCAAGAACAAAAACAAGAGCAAGAAAAAATTAA
- the atpC gene encoding ATP synthase F1 subunit epsilon translates to MFLEIVTPEKTLYSNDVKYVKVPGSKGQFGVLKNHAPLISTLEKGQIKIVENDDTEKFFEITGGVVEVLKNNIIVLIKM, encoded by the coding sequence ATGTTCTTAGAAATAGTTACACCCGAAAAAACTCTTTACAGTAACGATGTAAAGTATGTTAAAGTACCCGGAAGTAAAGGTCAGTTCGGAGTTTTGAAAAATCATGCCCCCCTTATTTCAACTTTAGAAAAAGGACAAATTAAAATTGTTGAGAATGATGATACAGAGAAGTTCTTTGAAATAACCGGCGGTGTTGTTGAGGTTTTGAAAAATAATATTATTGTACTGATAAAAATGTAA
- a CDS encoding peptidylprolyl isomerase — MLQKNLPKEDGLYARITTNKGDIILFLEFEKTPLTVANFVGLAEGTIKNDAKKLGEPYYNGIVFHRVIDNFMIQCGDPTGTGSGGPGYKFKDEFHPDLVHDRAGVLSMANAGPDTNGSQFFITHKETSWLNNKHSIFGHVTEGMDVVNSIVKGDKIIEVKILRVGKKAKKFNAYETFNELRNK; from the coding sequence ATTCTGCAAAAGAATTTACCGAAAGAAGACGGCTTATATGCACGAATAACAACAAATAAAGGAGACATTATTTTATTTCTGGAATTCGAGAAAACACCTTTAACCGTTGCAAATTTTGTAGGATTAGCAGAAGGAACAATTAAAAATGATGCAAAAAAACTCGGAGAACCCTATTACAACGGAATAGTATTTCACAGAGTTATCGACAATTTTATGATTCAATGCGGAGACCCGACAGGAACAGGAAGTGGCGGACCCGGGTATAAATTTAAAGATGAGTTTCATCCTGATTTGGTTCACGACAGAGCAGGAGTCTTGTCAATGGCTAATGCCGGACCGGACACAAACGGAAGCCAATTTTTCATAACGCACAAAGAAACCTCGTGGCTTAATAATAAACATAGTATATTCGGACATGTAACCGAAGGAATGGATGTTGTTAACAGCATTGTAAAAGGAGATAAAATTATCGAAGTAAAAATTTTAAGAGTAGGCAAGAAAGCCAAAAAATTCAATGCTTACGAAACTTTTAATGAACTAAGAAACAAATAA
- the tsf gene encoding translation elongation factor Ts, producing the protein MAKISASDVAKLRKMTGSGMMDCKNALTESNGDFNEAVDILRKKGQKVAGKRADRDASEGAVVAKASTDGKRAVIISLNCETDFVAKNDDFIKFANQILDIATEKNPENLEALLKEDFNGTTISEEIINQTGVIGEKVELAYYGKIEGESVSTYIHMGNKLASIAGFSKAVDENVGKDVVMQIAAMNPIALDKDDVSQEVIDKEVEIGKELAIQEGKPADLAEKISLGRLNKFFQENTLLNQKWVKDNKKTIRDFLKEADAELKITGFKRFGV; encoded by the coding sequence ATGGCAAAAATAAGTGCATCTGATGTTGCAAAACTTAGAAAAATGACAGGATCAGGGATGATGGACTGTAAAAATGCTCTTACAGAGTCAAACGGTGATTTTAATGAAGCTGTTGACATTTTAAGAAAAAAAGGTCAAAAAGTTGCAGGTAAACGTGCTGACAGAGATGCTTCTGAAGGAGCTGTTGTTGCAAAAGCATCAACTGACGGAAAAAGAGCAGTTATTATTTCATTAAACTGCGAAACTGATTTCGTAGCTAAAAATGATGATTTCATAAAATTTGCAAATCAAATACTTGATATTGCAACTGAAAAAAATCCTGAAAATCTTGAAGCATTATTAAAAGAAGATTTCAACGGAACAACAATTTCTGAAGAGATAATTAATCAAACAGGTGTTATCGGTGAAAAAGTTGAATTAGCTTATTACGGTAAAATTGAAGGAGAATCTGTTTCTACATATATTCATATGGGAAATAAATTAGCTTCTATTGCAGGATTCAGCAAAGCTGTTGATGAGAATGTAGGTAAAGATGTTGTGATGCAAATTGCGGCAATGAACCCTATTGCTCTCGATAAAGATGATGTTTCTCAAGAAGTGATTGATAAAGAAGTTGAAATTGGTAAAGAACTTGCTATTCAAGAAGGTAAACCGGCTGATTTAGCTGAGAAAATTTCTCTCGGAAGATTAAATAAATTTTTCCAAGAAAACACTTTATTAAATCAAAAATGGGTTAAAGATAACAAGAAAACAATCAGAGATTTCTTAAAAGAAGCTGATGCAGAATTAAAAATTACCGGATTTAAACGATTTGGTGTATAA
- the rpsI gene encoding 30S ribosomal protein S9, translating into MDTINALGRRKAAIARIYVKDGKGNITVNKRSFEDYFTVSEFKHQIMRPLTLLEATEKYDINVNLKGGGIKGQAEALRLAISRALVKINPDDKTALKKEGLMRRDSRVVERKKPGQPGARKKFQFSKR; encoded by the coding sequence ATGGATACAATTAATGCATTAGGAAGAAGAAAGGCCGCAATTGCAAGAATATATGTTAAAGACGGAAAAGGAAATATTACGGTAAACAAAAGAAGTTTTGAAGATTATTTTACTGTTTCTGAATTTAAGCATCAAATAATGAGACCGCTTACATTGCTTGAAGCAACTGAAAAATATGATATAAATGTAAATTTGAAAGGCGGAGGAATAAAAGGTCAAGCAGAAGCATTAAGATTAGCAATTTCAAGAGCATTGGTCAAAATTAACCCCGACGACAAAACTGCTTTGAAAAAAGAAGGGCTGATGAGAAGAGATTCTCGTGTTGTAGAAAGAAAAAAACCGGGACAACCGGGAGCTCGTAAGAAATTCCAATTCAGTAAACGTTAA